ATGATTTGGCGAAAATTGAATATCCCAGCCTCCGAAGCACTTAATGGAACTACCGCTCTTAATACGGTTTCTTTGCTAAAAGGAGCGAATATTTTGCGAGTACACGATGTAAAAGAAGCAATAGAAGTAGTACATTTGGTTGAAGCACTTTTGGCTAAATAATTATAAAACTAAATATTTAGTTTTATAATTAAAAAATTAGTTTTAATATTGGGTAAGTAATCTTTCATACAGATACTTACCTTTTTTTATGACTAAAATTAAACGACTATGAAAAAAATAGTACAGCGTTTTGGGGTTATCATACTCATGATAGCAAACTATGCAGCCTTATCACAGACTGTATCTACCACGTGGCAAGAATATCTGTCGCAGGGCTTGTATGCCAAGGCCATAGATATACTGAGTGTCGATCTGGATACCAGCAATACAGAACATCTTACTAAATTGGCCCATTGTCATGCCAAGCTTGGTCATATTCCACAAGCCAAAAAGTTCTACAAGCTGGCTCATAAAATTAATGCCAGTGCCTTAGACGTAAATTTGCAATTAGCCTATTTGTCAGAAAAAGAAGGAAACTGGAGCAATGCTTTGTTGTATTACAAACACCTCAATACCTTAGACTCAACTAACCCTTATTATTACAAAGAAATAGCCAAAGTACTGGTACGTCAACGAAAAGAAGAGGAGGGCATAAAGTATTTGTTAAAAGCCCTGAAAATAGACTCTTTGGATATTGATGGTATTGCCGATGTTGCCAATTTGTACCTCAACGATGCCAAAGAAGAACAAGCCGATCCATTTATCAAGAAAGGAATCGCTCTGGATAGTAACTCTATCCGTATGCGTCAGCTTCGTGCAAGGTTCAATTATAGAATTGGGAATTTTGATAGAGTTCGCCACGATTTAACATTTACGCTTGCCCAAGGGGATTCTACCGTTTTATTTCAACGCCTGCTCGGAACAGCCTATTATTATTTAGATAGTATTCCGCAAGCAGTAAAGACTTTTCAACGTTTGCTCGATAAAGGAGAAGATGTCGAATTTGTGAGAGCGGGGTTGGGGTATGCTCAACTCAAAATGAATAATGAAATGATAGAACACCATGGTTTTGCAAACTTGCGAGAAGCCATCCATTTGGGTACTTCCGAGCGTATTCCTGATTATAGAATAGCTCAGGCCGAAATGTTTGACAAATGGGGACAAACTCAGTCTGCTTTCAAAGAGTTTAAAGCGATTTATGATACTTTTCAGCGACCAAAGGCCCTATTGAAAATGGCCGAAATCCAAGATAGACGCTTGAACGACAAAGAGTTGTCACTGATTTATTACCAAGAATATGTGCGTGTTTGTAGCATTCAGAAAAAGCCCCATGCCGATTGCAAGGCTATAGCAAGTGCTGTAGAGCGTATCAAATTCTTAAATCCACAAAGTAAAAGTAGCATACCACAAAATATGGTAGCCTCAATCGTAAAAGACTCTAGCGTTGTAGTAAAAGATACCCTCAAAGTAGAAGGGAACGAATAATATATCTAGGGCGAGGATTCAGTAAAATACTCGCCCTAAAACTACACTCTTTTATGCTTGAAGCGTCTGTGCGACCATAACCAATCGGAGGGGTTTTCTTTTATGGACCTTTCCAGTGCTTTTACATACGCCTCCGTGATTTCGCCTTGTGCAATATTGCTATAAGGCCGTTCTATTAAAGTAGAGTAATTTAAAATGTATGAACCTCTTTTTTTTCTAATCAATTCGCCATAAACAACGGGGTAATTGAAGCTTCTGGCCATTTTTTCAGTTCCCGTAAAAAAATCCGTTTCTTGATTGAGAAAGGTTGTCCAATGAGCCACCTCTGGGGTTTCGGCGGCTTGGTCTGAGATAATCCCCAAAATTCTGGATTGTCCTTTTTTCTTAATCACTTCCCGTAGTGTTTGTTTCATCGGAATAGGCTGAATCCCAAACCTTGAGCGAATTGTAAACATGAGTTTATCAAAAAACTTGTTAGAAAGAGGTTTGTAAATGACATCGCAAGGAATACCACTTTGGATAGTACGAGGTGGGATAATCTCCCAGCAGTTGAGGTGATTTGACAAAATCAAGATAACCTCATTTTGTTCATGATAAGACAAAAGTTGTTCCATTCCACGTACTTCTACCATATTCTCTAATTCTTTTCCCGAAATAGTAAGTAATTTTAGGGTTTCAACGATAGTATCACAAAGGTTACGATAAAACCCTTTGGTTAATTGGGCAATTTCAGTGTCGTTTTTTTCAGGGAAAGCATTTTTTAGGTTCATAACTACTACTTTCTTTCGATAGCCAATTACATAAAATGTAATCAAATAAAGAAAATCAGCAAGAGCATAAAGAATACCGAAAGGTAAATACGACAAGAAACGAAAAAAAAGCATAGTAATTGGATTATGTGAAAAATGTTAAAGATGAAAAGACCTGTCCTCAAGAAACTCCGTACATCATTTTAACACAAGAGATTTTAGTCACCAAATATTTAGGATATATACATAGCATATTCCAAAACAAATTTGGAATTTTTACAAAAATAGGGTTGAAAAAGTCAAAAAAAGCGTAAAAAATGGCTGAAAATTTGAATTTATACCCCTAATACATTATTTTAGATAAATGATTATTGATTTACATTACCTCCCCAGTCTCGAATACTTTGCTTGTATCCTACAACACGATACAATCACAATAGAGGCACATGAGTATTACGAAAAGCAAAGTTACCGAAATCGTTGTAAAATTCTTGCTTCAAATAAAATAGATATACTATCGATACCAGTACAGAATGGTAATTCGAAGGTATTAATTCGAGATTTAAAGATAGAATATCGCCAAGAATGGTTGCGTCGGCATTGGGGTGCTATTTATTCGGCGTACGGGAAATCACCATTTTTTGAATATTATGCTGATTTTTTTGCAACCGTTTTTGAAAAAAAGACTGACTTTTTGTTCGATTTTAATTTAGAGTTACTGACAATTTGTCTGAAACTTTTAAAAGTAGAAAAAAAGATTATTTTTACAGAAGAATACCAAAAAGTAGCTCAAAACGATTACCGAGGGCAAATACATCCCAAAAGGGACTACGCACTCAATAATATTTATCAGCCAATTGCGTACCGCCAAAATTTTGGCAATGAATTTGAGCCTAACCTTTCTATAATAGACTTGTTGTTTTGTCAAGGAAATCAGGCAGTAAAGGTACTTGAGCATTCTATCACGAAATGAACAAAGTTGGTAGATTAAGTGTTATTATCGTAGTTTGAAGGTTTTAATTAGTGTACGCTTTTAAACTATTAACCAGAAAAAACTCTTTCGCATGGAGGCAAAATTTTCAAACAGAGTTAAGGAAGTCATCTCGCTTGCCCGTGAGGAAGCAATCAGGCTGGGTCATGATTACATAGGCACGGAACACCTCGTTTTAGGTATGATTCGTGAAGGCGAAGGAATTGCACTCGAACTTATCAAAAAATGTGGAGTGGTTCTCGACGACCTACGTGTTACGATTGAACAAGCTACCCAAGGTGTAGCTCGCTCTAATTACACCATCAAGAACAAGCAAGATATTCCATTATCTCGTCAGGCAGAAAAAGTGCTTAGAGTAACATACTTAGAAGCACGCATTTTTAAAACAAATCTCGTTGGAACAGAACATTTGCTCATGGCAATTCTTAGAGATGAGGATAATTTGGCTAGACAAATTTTAGAGAAGTTCCAAATCAATTATGAACTGATAAAGGATATGGTCGAATATCAATCTAACCCTAATATTAAGTCGGGGCCGTCTGATACTGACGACAACGATGATGACGCAAGATCTTTTGCGGGTGGAACTGGCATGGGTAGTGGTGCAACAGCTAATAAAGGTGCCGAGAAATCTAAAACACCAGTATTAGATAATTTTGGTCGTGATCTTACTAAAATTGCTGAGGCAGGAAAACTAGACCCAATTGTTGGTCGTGAAAAAGAAATCGAACGTGTTGCTCAAATCCTTTCTCGTCGCAAGAAAAACAACCCTATCTTGATTGGTGAGCCGGGTGTTGGTAAAACTGCAATTGCCGAAGGTTTGGCGTTACGTATTGTTCAGAAAAAAGTATCTCGTGTACTTTTTGGGAAAAGAGTAGTTACCCTAGATTTGGCTTCATTGGTGGCTGGTACAAAATACCGAGGCCAGTTTGAGGAAAGAATGAAGGCGGTAATGAATGAATTAGAAAAATCACCAGATGTAATCCTATTTATCGACGAATTACACACAATCGTTGGTGCTGGTGGTGCATCAGGTTCATTGGATGCCTCAAATATGTTCAAGCCTGCGTTGGCTCGTGGCGATATCCAAGTTATCGGAGCTACTACGCTTGATGAATATCGTCAATATATCGAAAAAGACGGTGCTTTGGCTCGTCGTTTCCAAACGGTTATGGTAGATGCCACTACAGTGGAGGAAACAATCGAAATCTTGAACAATATTAAAGATAAATACGAAGATCATCACCACGTAACTTATACCGATGAGGCTATCGAGCAAGCCGTGAAATTGTCAGAACGTTATATCTCTGACCGTTTCTTGCCAGATAAAGCTATCGACGTGTTGGACGAAGTGGGGGCTCGTGTACATATTTCTAATATTACTGTTCCCGACGATATCGTCGCTTTGGAAGCAGCTATTGAGAATATCAAGAAAGAAAAAAATGCGGTAGTAAAATCACAAAAATACGAAGAGGCTGCTCAGCTAAGAGACCGTGAAAAACGTTTATTAGAGCAACTCGACCGTGCAAAACGTGATTGGGAAGAAGATACCAAACGTCGTCGTTATACTGTGTCTGAAGAAAGCGTAGCGGAGGTAATTGCTCAGATGACAGGTATTCCTGTAAGCCGTGTAGCAGCTACTGAAGGTCAGAAGCTGTTGAATATGAACGAAGAGCTTAAAGGTAAAGTGATTGGTCAAGACCAAGCCATTATCAAGCTCGTGAAGGCTATTCAACGTACAAGAGTAGGCTTGAAAGACCCTAAAAAACCAATTGGTTCATTTATTTTCCTAGGCCCAACAGGGGTTGGTAAAACAGAATTGGCCAAAGTATTAGCTCATTATTTATTTGATAAAGACGACGCTCTAGTAAGAATAGACATGAGTGAGTACATGGAGAAATTTAGTGTATCTCGCTTGATTGGAGCACCTCCAGGTTATGTTGGTTATGAAGAAGGGGGACAATTAACCGAAAAAATCCGTCGCAAGCCGTATGCAGTGGTATTGTTGGATGAAATTGAAAAAGCTCACCCT
The DNA window shown above is from Flectobacillus major DSM 103 and carries:
- a CDS encoding tetratricopeptide repeat protein; its protein translation is MKKIVQRFGVIILMIANYAALSQTVSTTWQEYLSQGLYAKAIDILSVDLDTSNTEHLTKLAHCHAKLGHIPQAKKFYKLAHKINASALDVNLQLAYLSEKEGNWSNALLYYKHLNTLDSTNPYYYKEIAKVLVRQRKEEEGIKYLLKALKIDSLDIDGIADVANLYLNDAKEEQADPFIKKGIALDSNSIRMRQLRARFNYRIGNFDRVRHDLTFTLAQGDSTVLFQRLLGTAYYYLDSIPQAVKTFQRLLDKGEDVEFVRAGLGYAQLKMNNEMIEHHGFANLREAIHLGTSERIPDYRIAQAEMFDKWGQTQSAFKEFKAIYDTFQRPKALLKMAEIQDRRLNDKELSLIYYQEYVRVCSIQKKPHADCKAIASAVERIKFLNPQSKSSIPQNMVASIVKDSSVVVKDTLKVEGNE
- a CDS encoding ATP-dependent Clp protease ATP-binding subunit, with translation MEAKFSNRVKEVISLAREEAIRLGHDYIGTEHLVLGMIREGEGIALELIKKCGVVLDDLRVTIEQATQGVARSNYTIKNKQDIPLSRQAEKVLRVTYLEARIFKTNLVGTEHLLMAILRDEDNLARQILEKFQINYELIKDMVEYQSNPNIKSGPSDTDDNDDDARSFAGGTGMGSGATANKGAEKSKTPVLDNFGRDLTKIAEAGKLDPIVGREKEIERVAQILSRRKKNNPILIGEPGVGKTAIAEGLALRIVQKKVSRVLFGKRVVTLDLASLVAGTKYRGQFEERMKAVMNELEKSPDVILFIDELHTIVGAGGASGSLDASNMFKPALARGDIQVIGATTLDEYRQYIEKDGALARRFQTVMVDATTVEETIEILNNIKDKYEDHHHVTYTDEAIEQAVKLSERYISDRFLPDKAIDVLDEVGARVHISNITVPDDIVALEAAIENIKKEKNAVVKSQKYEEAAQLRDREKRLLEQLDRAKRDWEEDTKRRRYTVSEESVAEVIAQMTGIPVSRVAATEGQKLLNMNEELKGKVIGQDQAIIKLVKAIQRTRVGLKDPKKPIGSFIFLGPTGVGKTELAKVLAHYLFDKDDALVRIDMSEYMEKFSVSRLIGAPPGYVGYEEGGQLTEKIRRKPYAVVLLDEIEKAHPDVFNLLLQVLDDGILTDGLGRRVDFRNTIIIMTSNIGVRDLKDFGTGIGFSTKAKADNVDDAMKSTIQNALRKAFSPEFLNRLDDVIVFNSLEREHIHQIIDLMLKKLFNRISALGYQVELTEKAKDFLAEKGYDQQYGARPLNRAIQRYLEDPVAEEILKGDLAEGDVILADYSGEGDALTLSRTSTTAITEE
- a CDS encoding WbqC family protein, whose protein sequence is MIIDLHYLPSLEYFACILQHDTITIEAHEYYEKQSYRNRCKILASNKIDILSIPVQNGNSKVLIRDLKIEYRQEWLRRHWGAIYSAYGKSPFFEYYADFFATVFEKKTDFLFDFNLELLTICLKLLKVEKKIIFTEEYQKVAQNDYRGQIHPKRDYALNNIYQPIAYRQNFGNEFEPNLSIIDLLFCQGNQAVKVLEHSITK
- a CDS encoding lysophospholipid acyltransferase family protein; translation: MLFFRFLSYLPFGILYALADFLYLITFYVIGYRKKVVVMNLKNAFPEKNDTEIAQLTKGFYRNLCDTIVETLKLLTISGKELENMVEVRGMEQLLSYHEQNEVILILSNHLNCWEIIPPRTIQSGIPCDVIYKPLSNKFFDKLMFTIRSRFGIQPIPMKQTLREVIKKKGQSRILGIISDQAAETPEVAHWTTFLNQETDFFTGTEKMARSFNYPVVYGELIRKKRGSYILNYSTLIERPYSNIAQGEITEAYVKALERSIKENPSDWLWSHRRFKHKRV